From one Formosa sediminum genomic stretch:
- a CDS encoding transglycosylase domain-containing protein, with the protein MKKNTQKKKKNWIALIIKIGIAGFILLLLFIGSIYVGLWGKIPSKTELSDLKQAEASLILDNNKALLGKYFVFDRSIIEYKDIPQYLIDGLVATEDARFYEHEGIDYRSFFRVFFKSLLLQDDSAGGGSTITQQLAKNLYGRDKHGILSLPVNKISEMIIASRIEAIYDKNDILTLYLNTVPFSENTFGIESASQRFFNKTTHELSLSEASTLVGTLKANHSYNPRLFPERSQFRRDIVLQQMEKYGYIDNATRLKESNSPLKIDYHKFTYNEGLAPYFREQVRKQVTRVLDSINHTDQTDYDLYTDGLKITTTLDNTMQEYAEKGMTSHMERLQVQFENAYGASAPWLKNEALVNEIVKKLPEYKRLKTKKLTESQIMDSLRKKSKKPIFTYEGDTIVSLSTIDSLKHYLKFLNAGFVAIEPQTGAVRAYVGGVNFEHFKYDHVTMGKRQVGSTFKPIVYTAALESGMEPCTYFSVKEITYTDKDGWTPSNASDEEQDPYMNYSLEKALSRSINTIAVKVMETVGINPVIAQARKMGIISDLPKVPSLALGTAELSLMELTAAYTSYANQSIPSRPYFIEKIENKDGKILYQYKPKAPLEAAFSARTREIMIQFMKATIDEGTATRMRTTYDITNDMAGKTGTTQDNRDGWFMSITPHLVMGSWVGNDNHQIGFSSTGIGQGANSALPIVANFLNRLNKDSDFNNITNAKFNSPSQDVLEALDCEPDKRDGFFKRLFGKKKKEKVFGE; encoded by the coding sequence TTGAAAAAAAATACACAAAAAAAGAAGAAAAACTGGATTGCCTTAATTATAAAAATAGGTATAGCAGGTTTTATATTATTACTTCTCTTTATTGGAAGCATTTATGTTGGATTGTGGGGTAAAATACCGTCTAAAACTGAGCTTTCTGATTTAAAACAAGCAGAAGCTAGTCTTATATTAGATAATAATAAAGCCTTATTGGGTAAATACTTTGTGTTTGATAGGAGTATAATTGAATATAAAGACATCCCACAATATCTTATAGATGGGCTAGTTGCTACAGAGGATGCTCGTTTTTATGAGCATGAAGGTATTGATTATCGTAGTTTTTTTAGAGTGTTTTTTAAAAGCTTATTACTTCAAGACGATTCTGCTGGAGGTGGTAGTACCATAACCCAGCAATTAGCTAAAAATTTATATGGAAGAGATAAGCATGGTATTTTATCACTACCAGTTAATAAAATTTCTGAAATGATTATTGCTTCACGTATAGAGGCTATATACGATAAAAATGATATTTTAACCTTGTATTTAAATACAGTACCTTTTAGTGAAAATACTTTTGGAATAGAAAGTGCATCTCAACGTTTTTTTAATAAAACAACACACGAACTTAGTTTGTCTGAAGCTTCTACACTTGTCGGAACATTAAAAGCAAATCATAGTTATAACCCCAGATTGTTCCCTGAACGTAGTCAGTTTCGTCGCGACATTGTTTTACAGCAAATGGAAAAATATGGTTATATAGATAACGCTACACGTTTAAAAGAGAGTAATTCGCCTTTAAAAATAGATTATCACAAATTTACCTACAACGAAGGTTTAGCTCCATATTTTAGAGAACAAGTACGTAAACAAGTAACCCGTGTTTTAGACAGTATTAATCATACAGATCAAACGGATTATGATTTATATACAGATGGCCTTAAAATAACTACCACTCTAGATAATACAATGCAAGAGTATGCCGAGAAAGGTATGACAAGCCATATGGAGCGTTTGCAAGTTCAATTTGAAAATGCTTATGGTGCCTCTGCGCCTTGGCTGAAAAATGAAGCATTAGTAAATGAAATTGTAAAGAAATTACCAGAATATAAGCGGTTAAAAACCAAGAAGCTTACTGAATCTCAAATTATGGATTCACTCAGAAAAAAATCGAAGAAACCTATATTTACTTACGAAGGAGATACTATAGTTTCATTATCTACAATAGATAGTTTAAAACATTATTTAAAGTTTTTAAATGCAGGTTTTGTTGCAATTGAGCCTCAAACAGGAGCTGTTAGAGCATATGTTGGTGGTGTAAATTTTGAACATTTTAAATATGACCATGTTACTATGGGTAAACGTCAAGTTGGATCTACCTTTAAACCTATTGTTTATACTGCGGCTTTAGAATCTGGCATGGAGCCTTGTACTTATTTTTCTGTGAAAGAAATTACCTATACAGATAAAGACGGTTGGACTCCTTCAAATGCTTCTGATGAAGAACAAGACCCTTATATGAACTATTCGTTAGAAAAAGCTTTAAGTAGATCTATAAATACGATTGCTGTTAAAGTAATGGAAACTGTAGGTATTAATCCAGTTATAGCACAAGCACGTAAAATGGGAATAATTTCAGATTTACCAAAAGTACCATCTTTAGCATTAGGAACTGCCGAATTATCGCTTATGGAGCTCACTGCAGCTTATACCAGTTATGCAAACCAGAGCATCCCTTCAAGACCCTATTTTATAGAAAAAATTGAAAATAAAGATGGTAAAATATTATATCAGTATAAACCAAAAGCACCATTAGAAGCCGCGTTCTCAGCTCGTACTCGCGAAATCATGATACAATTTATGAAAGCAACCATAGACGAGGGTACAGCCACAAGAATGCGTACTACGTATGATATAACTAACGATATGGCAGGAAAAACAGGAACAACACAAGATAATCGCGATGGTTGGTTTATGAGTATTACACCACATTTAGTAATGGGTTCTTGGGTTGGTAACGATAATCATCAAATTGGGTTTAGTAGTACGGGTATTGGTCAAGGTGCCAATTCTGCTTTACCCATAGTTGCTAATTTTTTAAACCGATTAAATAAAGATTCAGATTTTAATAACATTACAAATGCCAAGTTTAATTCGCCATCTCAAGACGTTTTAGAAGCTTTAGATTGTGAGCCTGACAAACGCGATGGTTTTTTTAAACGTCTTTTTGGAAAAAAGAAAAAAGAGAAAGTATTTGGAGAATAG